The following proteins are encoded in a genomic region of Musa acuminata AAA Group cultivar baxijiao chromosome BXJ2-11, Cavendish_Baxijiao_AAA, whole genome shotgun sequence:
- the LOC135626886 gene encoding uncharacterized protein LOC135626886 codes for MAVQTAETCFQWSRMSRANSLTPSPAAFPAAGPSLGCRKRQGSAVHVRDRVLASPFLGAVSAKLLRVRLLDIRRRRGEKRALRRAFSGSLQRFEAEGDDYQEENDELFIQKPQEFAIELQQQRGGGYEEGIEEAAFVSPASSSDSSPSSFSLSVSTKHEPLRLPVWPEPPDWLDQIVPAIVEKNANSVELPLSLRIIKRKKRWEDGWFREASESPFCSVNRAFSSMVFMIRELQSYTLQMREFISSEDLQGILARVQREMNSSFVWLFQQIFSCTPTLMVSVMLLLANFTVYSMGHLDAAAMAAPNPPAQSLVETTVVVEDRRHLNHHDRSSIKTFSSIGRTASIGGSGPGGGGKAKPVSGATGDGRSDDERFSYRTSFADGTSTAPRVVDIEESGEGRRGDGALVAAPRAEEEVRVWRGILEEVSRLQASTRDEALMDQETLWRLVSPVTAEPEPDDYSEYLRTEIMYQQTLSQDPENALLVANFAQFLYLVLHDHDRAEYYFKRAAGLEPADAEALSQYASFLWLARKDMAAAEETYLQAIAADPSNPFHTANYAHFLWSTGAEDTCYPLDTDDAWQQ; via the exons ATGGCAGTTCAAACTGCCGAGACGTGCTTCCAATGGTCGCGGATGTCGCGCGCCAACTCCCTGACGCCCTCCCCCGCCGCCTTCCCTGCCGCGGGCCCGTCCCTCGGCTGCAGAAAGCGGCAGGGTTCGGCTGTCCATGTCCGCGATCGCGTCCTCGCCTCGCCCTTCCTCGGGGCCGTCTCTGCCAAGCTGTTGAGGGTCCGTTTGCTGGACATTCgcaggaggcgaggtgagaagcgAGCGCTGCGCCGAGCCTTCAGCGGCAGCCTCCAGCGCTTCGAGGCAGAAGGTGACGACTACCAGGAGGAGAACGATGAGCTGTTCATTCAGAAGCCCCAAGAGTTCGCTATTGAACTCCAACAGCAACGAGGTGGTGGCTATGAAGAGGGTATCGAGGAAGCTGCTTTCGTCTCGCCTGCGTCGTCCTCTGATTCGAGCCCTAGTTCTTTTTCTCTGAGCGTGTCGACGAAGCACGAGCCGTTGCGGCTCCCCGTCTGGCCGGAACCGCCGGACTGGCTCGACCAGATCGTACCGGCGATCGTGGAGAAGAACGCGAACAGCGTGGAGCTGCCGCTGTCTCTGCGGATCATAAAGCGGAAGAAGCGGTGGGAGGATGGTTGGTTCCGGGAGGCGAGTGAGTCGCCCTTCTGCTCCGTGAACCGGGCTTTCTCCTCCATGGTGTTCATGATCCGCGAGCTCCAGAGCTACACGCTCCAGATGCGGGAGTTTATCTCCAGCGAGGACCTCCAGGGGATCCTCGCGCGGGTCCAGCGAGAGATGAACTCTTCCTTCGTCTGGCTCTTCCAGCAGATCTTCTCCTGCACTCCGACCCTGATGGTCTCGGTCATGCTCCTCCTTGCCAACTTCACCGTCTACTCCATGGGCCACCTCGACGCCGCCGCCATGGCTGCGCCCAATCCACCGGCACAGTCACTAGTCGAGACGACAGTCGTGGTGGAAGATCGTCGTCACCTGAACCATCACGATCGCTCCTCCATCAAGACGTTCTCTTCGATCGGGAGGACCGCTTCCATCGGAGGGAGCGGCCCGGGCGGCGGTGGGAAGGCGAAGCCGGTCTCGGGGGCCACGGGCGATGGGCGGTCGGATGACGAGCGCTTCTCGTATCGGACGAGTTTCGCCGACGGCACTTCAACGGCTCCAAGGGTGGTGGACATCGAGGAGagtggagaaggaagaaggggtGATGGCGCGTTGGTGGCGGCGCCGAGGGCGGAAGAGGAGGTGAGGGTTTGGAGAGGAATACTGGAGGAGGTGTCGAGGTTACAAGCGAGCACGAGGGACGAGGCGCTCATGGACCAGGAGACGCTGTGGCGGCTCGTGTCGCCCGTCACGGCCGAGCCGGAGCCCGACGACTACTCGGAATACTTGCGGACCGAGATTATGTACCAGCAGACCCTGTCGCAGGACCCGGAGAACGCTCTCCTGGTTGCCAACTTTGCTCAGTTCCTCTACCTGGTGCTCCACGATCACGACAG GGCGGAATACTACTTCAAGAGAGCGGCGGGGTTGGAGCCGGCCGACGCGGAGGCATTGAGTCAGTACGCGAGCTTCCTGTGGCTGGCGAGGAAGGACATGGCGGCCGCGGAGGAAACCTACTTGCAAGCCATCGCTGCGGATCCCAGCAACCCCTTCCACACCGCCAACTACGCCCATTTCCTGTGGAGCACGGGCGCTGAGGACACCTGCTATCCTTTGGACACCGACGACGCATGGCAACAGTGA
- the LOC135627137 gene encoding laccase-22-like gives MEPCSWRALILVFFLLPLLTQGRTRHYKFNVVAKNFTRLCSPKSIITVNGRFPGPTLYAREGDTVVVKVANHVQENVTIHWHGVRQLTTGWADGPAYVTQCPIQPGQNYAYNFTLTGQRGTLLWHAHIMWQRATVHGAIVILPKRGVPYPFPAPHKEVVLIMAEWWKSDVEAVINEALQSGFAPNVSDAHTINGHAGPVSGCASSARDGFTLRVDQGKTYLLRIINAALNDDLFFKVAGHLMTVVEVDATYTKPFTIDTLLIAPGQTTNVLLTADQGAGRYLVTASPFMDSPLVAVDNSTGTATVQYTDAVSTSAIATTKLPPRNSTSLASQFIDSLRSLNSKQYPANVPSTVDHSLLFTVGLGVNPCPACTNGSRVVAAMNNVTFMMPTTALLQAHYFNMSGVFTNDFPGQPLIAFNYTGSGPNNTQTMNGTRLYRLPYNASVQLVLQDTGIIGPESHPIHLHGYNFFVVGRGVGNYDPATSPSKFNLVDPIERNTMAVPAAGWTAIRFRADNPGVWFLHCHFEVHTTWGLKMAFVVEDGKGPNESLQPPPKDLPAC, from the exons ATGGAGCCTTGTTCATGGCGGGCTCTCATCTTGGTGTTCTTCCTGCTCCCATTGCTGACCCAGGGAAGGACTCGACACTACAAGTTCAAT GTGGTGGCTAAGAACTTCACCCGGCTCTGCTCCCCCAAGTCCATCATCACCGTGAACGGCCGATTCCCTGGGCCAACTCTGTACGCGAGAGAAGGCGACACGGTGGTCGTCAAGGTCGCCAACCACGTCCAGGAAAACGTTACCATCCACTG GCACGGGGTTAGGCAGCTCACGACGGGCTGGGCTGACGGCCCAGCCTATGTAACGCAGTGTCCGATCCAGCCGGGCCAGAACTACGCGTACAACTTCACCCTCACGGGCCAGCGCGGCACGCTGCTGTGGCACGCCCACATCATGTGGCAGAGAGCTACGGTCCATGGCGCCATCGTCATCCTCCCCAAACGCGGCGTTCCCTATCCCTTCCCCGCGCCTCACAAAGAAGTCGTCCTCATCATGG CGGAGTGGTGGAAATCGGACGTTGAAGCCGTCATAAACGAAGCTCTGCAGTCAGGTTTCGCTCCCAATGTGTCCGATGCCCACACCATCAATGGCCACGCGGGGCCTGTCTCCGGTTGTGCTTCTTCCGCACGAG ATGGGTTCACGTTGCGAGTGGACCAAGGCAAGACGTATCTGCTCCGGATCATCAACGCGGCACTCAATGACGACCTCTTCTTCAAGGTCGCCGGCCATCTGATGACCGTGGTCGAAGTGGACGCCACCTACACCAAGCCCTTCACGATCGACACCCTGCTCATCGCCCCTGGCCAGACCACCAACGTCCTCCTCACCGCCGACCAAGGCGCCGGCAGATACCTGGTCACCGCCTCCCCCTTCATGGACTCGCCGCTCGTCGCGGTGGATAACAGCACGGGGACGGCCACGGTGCAGTACACCGACGCTGTCTCTACGTCTGCCATCGCCACCACCAAGCTTCCTCCTCGGAACTCCACCTCCTTGGCGTCCCAATTCATCGACTCCCTCCGCAGCCTGAACTCGAAGCAGTATCCTGCGAATGTGCCGTCCACCGTGGATCACTCTCTTCTCTTCACCGTGGGTCTCGGAGTGAACCCGTGCCCCGCCTGTACCAATGGGAGCCGGGTGGTGGCGGCCATGAACAACGTGACCTTCATGATGCCCACGACGGCGCTCCTCCAGGCGCATTACTTCAACATGAGTGGGGTGTTCACCAATGACTTCCCCGGGCAGCCGCTCATAGCCTTCAACTACACGGGTAGTGGCCCCAACAACACGCAGACCATGAACGGCACGAGGCTCTATCGCCTTCCTTATAACGCATCGGTGCAACTCGTTCTCCAGGACACCGGAATCATAGGACCGGAGAGCCACCCCATCCATCTACATGGCTACAACTTCTTCGTGGTCGGAAGGGGCGTCGGCAATTATGACCCCGCAACATCTCCCTCCAAGTTCAATCTCGTCGACCCCATCGAGAGGAACACCATGGCCGTTCCCGCCGCCGGATGGACCGCCATAAGATTCAGGGCGGATAACCCAG GTGTTTGGTTTCTGCACTGTCATTTCGAGGTGCACACGACATGGGGGCTTAAAATGGCGTTCGTCGTGGAAGATGGCAAAGGACCAAACGAGTCCCTTCAGCCACCCCCCAAGGATCTTCCAGCTTGTTAG